The Camelina sativa cultivar DH55 unplaced genomic scaffold, Cs unpScaffold00382, whole genome shotgun sequence genome segment TATCAATAGTGAACTCAGAAGCCAAAGGTTGTGCTTCGTAAATCCCCATCAAGAGATCGATCATGCTCTCGGTTTCGGGCTTGGCCCTTTTGGGATCAAGCGTCTCATTGACAACCTCTTGAAGATAAAGGTCTGCTCTATCAAAACATTCTTTCAGATAAGCTGTGAGGCCTGACAAATTATCAAGAAAGCCGCAATAGGGAAAAAAATCTGCAAAAAATATCTTCCCCAAAACGCTCTGAGTCCCATAGAGAATACTGATGAACCTCTTCATCTCTTCCCCCTCTTCGTTGTACTTCTTCCCGAACGCTTGTCTACACACAACCGAGTTCGTGAAGGTCAACATAAGCTCGCTTATATCGACCGCTTCGGATTTTTCCGCGGCCTTATCGATCTTATAAATCATCCTCCTAGCCTCTTCCTCCCGGACGTGCTTAAAGGTGGCCACACGTGCAGGTGAGAATACATGGTTCATCCCCATCTTCCTCATCTCTCGGTAATACGGTGTGTAGTGGTTCAATGCCATGTCACGCCGGCCGTAGGATATGAACTCATGGCCATGGTGCTGAGGTCGGTTGGCGAAGTTGACATCTTGCGTCTTGAGAAGCTCTTTAGCTAGTTCAGCCGACGATATCACCATCATTGTTCTGCTTCCAATCTTGTATGACAAGATTGGTCCGTATTTTTTGGCCCATCTAGCGAAAAACCGTTGGGGGTTAAGCTTCTCAAGCTGGTGGAGATTTCCGATCACCGGAAGCGGCGATGGGCCTGGAGGCAGCTTGTACCGTTTGGTTTTCGGTTTTtggtaaagaaagaagagaagaaccgCGGCAAGAGCCACCAGGCCTATGGTAATATCTTCCATTATTATTAGTTGCTATTGAGTGTTACATTGAACAGCACAAcccaatatatatgattatatagtctacgttcttcttttcttaaccACGCAAAACCAAATACTTTAACCGAAATcgaatttatttttatcaaatggTAACTCTCTTATACACCTACTTACGAAACCTCACGTGTTAGAATTTAAAAACACCTTCACCTACCCATCGTCCCTCTAAATATCGTATATGCTTTTGTGGTTTTCATGCAGTCACGCtcatttgattgtttttctatatttgtAATTTACACAAAAATTTTATCTGTCACTTCGTTGAGTCGTTCACTTATTGGTCTAACGAACTCAGGATCTACTTACTTAGACCTGAACTACGTACACAATCCAATTCATCATACCCAATTTTAGTAAACATTTTATGGGGAAAATATCAGAAGATGTCATAAATAGCCAAAACTCCGCAGTTTAACGGGCAAAACATCAACATCTACACATTTGAATTCGAGTTTCAATTGCCACTGCCGTTAAATTAAACCAATGAATCTTCactttttcattatatatatcagCTCGCCTTTTGTCAATAATTACAAGTTTTGGTTACTCAATTCCATAGACAATATAATAacctaaaatatccaaaaagcATGCAGGGACTTTTGTcctataaataattaatcttataaagatacaaaatattttgaccgaagtttaataaataataattaagaagatTGAATAAATCAACGTGAGATAACAATTTAaagagttgaataaatggaTCAAAATAACGAAACTAACAAAACCAATTCCAAGTCataatatttgttgttataattGTCAACTATATAGCTactaaaatatatcaaaaaaaacacGGACATTTTTCTGTAAATAGCTAATCTAATAGAGATACAACATTGGATACAAATTATTTGACTGAAatgtaataagtaataactaaGAATGTTGAATAAATCAAAGTTAGATAACAGTTTAGAGAGTTGAATTGTTATCTaactctttaaaatttttattcaaCTCCCTAaatttttacagaaaaaaatgtCCGtgttttttagtatattttattagcTATATAGTTGACaattataacaacaaatattatGACTTTGAACTGGTTTTGTTAGTTTCGTTATTTTGAtccatttattcaactctctaAACTAGTATCCACCTTTGATTCATTCAACCttcttattaatatttattcaacTCTCTAAACTAGTATCCACCTTCCGGGGGAAAAGGGCTatttcatacccgtacacacCTCAAAAGTGCGAATTGCTGTCTGTACAAACAAAGAGTGCCAATTTAGACATGTACCTTAATACATTTCTAATTTCATACCTGTACTCACAAAATCGAGCCAATTACAAAGTCCACGTTAACggatttaagtcaaccgttagagatgctgactcagaatccacgtgtatgcaaaacgacgccgttttgcaTACGTTTTCCTCGCAAAAAACTTTGTGGACATTCTACACTCGGGGAGATTTGAACCCTCAATCTCGAACATTACTAGCATTGGACTTAACCAATTGATCCCACAACAACACTCGGTAAAATCATACAATTATATTCTTATAAACCTAAGGTAGCATCTAAATCGAAGAAAAATGTGGGATATCCACACTCCCGTGGGTCGAACCCGCGTCCTCAGATTTTAATAGCAAGGACGTAACCAATTGATCCAACAACATCACTCGGTTATATCACACAATGTTATCCTTATAAAACGAAACGAAATTTAAGTCccaattaaaaaaccaaaatcaattttagtgtaaccaaataattttattttattttctcaaaagtttttaatatgaacAGATGTATTAAAGTAGAtgtaatctaaaaaaattatattaaaaatatgaattaattaatctaaatttttttagattaattattttttttagattaatttttaatgaattaaagaaaaaaatgaattaattttttaagattaattaatctaaaaattttagattaaaaatgaattaatttttaattaattaaaattacatttaattaattaatttttagttaattaaaatttagatgtaAAAATATGTCCTATTGAGAACATCTGAGGAcgtttacattaaaaaatatatcctatttttttctttaattcataaaaaattaatctaaaaaaataattaatctaaaaaaaattagattaattagttcatatttttaatctaaattttttagattacgtctaatttaatatatctgtttatattaaaaacttttgagaaaataaaatcaaattatttggttacactaaaattgattttggttttttaattggGACTTAGATTTCGTTTCGCTTAATAAGGATAACATTGTGTGATATAACTGAATGatgttgttggatcagttggtTATGTCCTTGCTATTAAAATCTAAGGACGCGGGTTCAACCCACAGGAGTGTGGATTTCCCACATTTTTCTTCGATTTAGATGCTACCTTAGGTTTATCAGAATATAATTGTATGATTTTACCGAGTGTTGTTGTGGGATCAATTGGATAAGTCCAATGCTGGTAATGTTCGAGATTGAGGGTTCGAATCTCCCCGAGTGTAGAATGTCCACAAAGTTTTTTGCGAGGAAAACGTatcaaaacggcgtcgttttgcatacacgtggattctgagtcagcatctctaacggttgacttaaatccGTTAACGTGGACTTTGTAATTGGCTCGATTTTGTGAGTACAGGTATGAAATTAGAAATGTATTAGGGTAAATGTCTAAATTGGCACTCTTTGTTTGTACAGGCAGCAATTCGCACTTTTAAGgtgtgtacgggtatgaaatggcccttttccccCACCTTCCGGTGTTGTTTTACGTATAGACAATAGACACTTTGACGGCAATTCGTGTATCTATACTCAACATTCAACAAATTAATCTTGCATACataagaatatttaaaattacacGTTTCGTCTATCGCAATTATCAACTGGatgaaatatatttatcaaCCCGTAATTtacacattattaatattaattaatggtTGTGCCATAAGtaggatttttttaatataaatatagaaacaTATGTACCTTAATCCGAATGGGTTGGTCTAGTTGGTAGTAACGCTCCGTGAGCTCAATCCAACAAATTGGCATTCTCAAAATTTCAATCCCAGCGGTGTCCAATCCATTCACTCTACGGGGTCATAAGTTTCATTCAACAGAGTGATTTATCTGTGCTTGTAGAAAACTCTTTATCGAAATGCATGTTCACCTTTATAATACGGATAAAAAACATAGTTATCGTGGCCATaagatacaaattattttaacaatggatataaaaaaaaattaggtggTGCAaggtatataaatattttgttccAGCTATTAAGCAGAATGATTTATTTTGTGATATTATTATAAGAGTAACAAAAGTAACGAACACAATTAGGAGCCGCCTGGAAACGAATGATGTGACTGCCTTTAACATGTAAACTAGAATTATTAGATTTACTAAATTTAATGACCTCTCAACTAGTTCCATAAAAGATTTGGAATCACCAGTTAGTGTCATGTGTGGTTGCTTTACGTgcggggtagttttaaaaagatgaaattttctcacaacatcaaatcaagaaccAAAATTGTATCAAACTTAAAAGTTTACAAGAACATGTTTGTAAATAGAATCAACTTTTCAAATGAAATCTCGGAAATACGTTTCGTTTCcctcttacaaaaaaaaagatagaaatggAGAATTTTAGATGACGCTTAGGGCTCAAGGAAGCTTTTACCGGACCGGGCCATTGCTGATGGATGAAACTTTGCATACACCTGCAGATGTAGTGAAGGGCACATCTTTGTAGCAAGCAACTAGATTCTCATTTGTGTGTAGATCCACCGCGAGTGtctcaaatattttcttctttgggtTTAAGAGATCGTCTGGCTCGCCTTCAAACCCGGGAAATNNNNNNNNNNNNNNNNNNNNNNNNNNNNNNNNNNNNNNNNNNNNNNNNNNNNNNNNNNNNNNNNNNNNNNNNNNNNNNNNNNNNNNNNNNNNNNNNNNNNNNNNNNNNNNNNNNNNNNNNNNNNNNNNNNNNNNNNNNNNNNNNNNNNNNNNNNNNNNNNNNNNNNNNNNNNNNNNNNNNNNNNNNNNNNNNNNNNNNNNNNNNNNNNNNNNNNNNNNNNNNNNNNNNNNNNNNNNNNNNNNNNNNNNNNNNNNNNNNNNNNNNNNNNNNNNNNNNNNNNNNNNNNNNNNNNNNNNNNNNNNNNNNNNNNNNNNNNNNNNNNNNNNNNNNNNNNNNNNNNNNNNNNNNNNNNNNNNNNNNNNNNNNNNNNNNNNNNNNNNNNNNNNNNNNNNNNNNNNNNNNNNNNNNNNNNNNNNNNNNNNNNNNNNNNNNNNNNNNNNNNNNNNNNNNNNNNNNNNNNNNNNNNNNNNNNNNNNNNNNNNNNNNNNNNNNNNNNNNNNNNNNNNNNNNNNNNNNNNNNNNNNNNNNNNNNNNNNNNNNNNNNNNNNNNNNNNNNNNNNNNNNNNNNNNNNNNNNNNNNNNNNNNNNNNNNNNNNNNNNNNNNNNNNNNNNNNNNNNNNNNNNNNNNNNNNNNNNNNNNNNNNNNNNNNNNNNNNNNNNNNNNNNNNNNNNNNNNNNNNNNNNNNNNNNNNNNNNNNNNNNNNNNNNNNNNNNNNNNNNNNNNNNNNNNNNNNNNNNNNNNNNNNNNNNNNNNNNNNNNNNNNNNNNNNNNNNNNNNNNNNNNNNNNNNNNNNNNNNNNNNNNNNNNNNNNNNNNNNNNNNNNNNNNNNNNNNNNNNNNNNNNNNNNNNNNNNNNNNNNNNNNNNNNNNNNNNNNNNNNNNNNNNNNNNNNNNNNNNNNNNNNNNNNNNNNNNNNNNNNNNNNNNNNNNNNNNNNNNNNNNNNNNNNNNNNNNNNNNNNNNNNNNNNNNNNNNNNNNNNNNNNNNNNNNNNNNNNNNNNNNNNNNNNNNNNNNNNNNNNNNNNNNNNNNNNNNNNNNNNNNNNNNNNNNNNNNNNNNNNNNNNNNNNNNNNNNNNNNNNNNNNNNNNNNNNNNNNNNNNNNNNNNNNNNNNNNNNNNNNNNNNNNNNNNNNNNNNNNNNNNNNNNNNNNNNNNNNNNNNNNNNNNNNNNNNNNNNNNNNNNNNNNNNNNNNNNNNNNNNNNNNNNNNNNNNNNNNNNNNNNNNNNNNNNNNNNNNNNNNNNNNNNNNNNNNNNNNNNNNNNNNNNNNNNNNNNNNNNNNNNNNNNNNNNNNNNNNNNNNNNNNNNNNNNNNNNNNNNNNNNNNNNNNNNNNNNNNNNNNNNNNNNNNNNNNNNNNNNNNNNNNNNNNNNNNNNNNNNNNNNNNNNNNNNNNNNNNNNNNNNNNNNNNNNNNNNNNNNNNNNNNNNNNNNNNNNNNNNNNNNNNNNNNNNNNNNNNNNNNNNNNNNNNNNNNNNNNNNNNNNNNNNNNNNNNNNNNNNNNNNNNNNNNAAGCTTTTACCGGACCGGGCCATTGCTGATGGATGAAACTTTGCATACACCTGCAGATGTAGTGAAGGGCACATCTTTGTAGCAAGCAACTAGATTCTCATTTGTGTGTAGATCCACCGCGAGTGtctcaaatattttcttctttgggtTTAAGAGATCGTCTGGCTCGCCTTCAAACCCGGGAAATATAACTCGCTCACCAATAATAGCAGATTCAGGGGGCTCAACTAACTCCACCTGAAAGGTTTCCAGCAAAAACAACTTGTTATAAAACCGAAATGAAATTAGCGGAACTACAGACAGGTCAGAGAGACTCCTGCGCATTCTACCTTGCTGCCATCACTACTGGAAGCTGCAAGAACCATTGCTTGCGACACAATATCCCTCATCTTCGCCGGCTTCAAGTTGCAAAGAACACAAACCATACGGTTCTNTCAAACTTAAAAGTTTACAAGAACATGTTTGTAAATAGAATCAACTTTTCAAATGAAATCTCGGAAATACGTTTCGTTTCcctcttacaaaaaaaaagatagaaatggAGAATTTTAGATGACGCTTAGGGCTCAAGGAAGCTTTTACCGGACCGGGCCATTGCTGATGGATGAAACTTTGCATACACCTGCAGATGTAGTGAAGGGCACATCTTTGTAGCAAGCAACTAGATTCTCATTTGTGTGTAGATCCACCGCGAGTGtctcaaatattttcttctttgggtTTAAGAGATCGTCTGGCTCGCCTTCAAACCCGGGAAATATAACTCGCTCACCAATAATAGCAGATTCAGGGGGCTCAACTAACTCCACCTGAAAGGTTTCCAGCAAAAACAACTTGTTATAAAACCGAAATGAAATTAGCGGAACTACAGACAGGTCAGAGAGACTCCTGCGCATTCTACCTTGCTGCCATCACTACTGGAAGCTGCAAGAACCATTGCTTGCGACACAATATCCCTCATCTTCGCCGGCTTCAAGTTGCAAAGAACACAAACCATACGGTTCTGTCCAGAAACAATATTAGATCAACTGGATTTTAGAAAGGAATAGATACTGAAATTGGGATGAAAACAAATGACCAGGTTGATTGAACAAACCTGCATTTCCTCAAGAGGTATATAGTTGACCAGTCCACTAACAACAGTGCGGATTTCACCTCCCCCAACATCAATTTCTTCTACATACAATGCATCTGCCCTAGGATGTCTCTCAGCCTTCACAATTTTACCAACTCGAATATCAAGTCTTGCCATAGTTATTTCACGATCAGCAGCCGGTTGAGGTTTGGGTTTTCCTCCgctttttgatgatgatgctttttgtttcttggcatctgagagaaaaaaacagCAGTTCAGAACATAACCACGTTACTGTGGTAAGCGCAGGATCTCTACCAATTAAAAGACTAAAGAATGTAAAACAGGATTTTGAGAATAACAATTAAGAACctgaaagttttgttttgttaagttGATCTGTCAAATTTGCTGCTTCATCCCTGGCACGTCTATCAGCCTGACTTCCAGCGAACTTTTCTCTGTACTGTTGCACTTCTTCGTCAACCTGTGATCATATCAATTTGATGTAATTCAAATACTACATGGCATTTTATAACATACAACAAGCCCGGGATTCTATGGATAAAATCAGAGAGCTACATACCAACTCCTTGAACAAAGGTTGAGGGGTGCCTATCCTGTGGCTGGGAGGTAGAATATCCCATGGTCTACTTGCTAGTAATACCTCCCCCCTCTCATCGGAGAGAGAAAAATGTAGAGGCAAATTTAGTTGTTTAAATACCTACAAAATGCAATAGACAGCACTAATCACGCTTGGCTTTCTATTACAACTAAATAGAAACAATTTTACCCAAACTTTCAATCAAACTGACCTCACAAGAAAAGGACGGCATGAAAGGTTCTAACAATTGAGCAATAAGGTGTACTAAACCAGCAGCGGTTCTTATAACAATTGCACAAGAAGGTTTATCGTCCTTGTAGAGTTTCCAGAATTGGTTTGCCTACAGATAACAGCATAGTTGGTTAGACTGAATAGCCAGCAAAGCTAATAGATAGTTTGATAATGAGAATAGAATTACCTGTAAGTAAAAGTTCCCTTCATTTGAAATCAGCATGGCAGTTTTCAGCCCCTGCTTGAGCTTAACCTGCATCAAATGAAAAGGGCATTTATTAAGAACCTAAACAACCATGCACAGAAAGTCAGATAGCCATACCAGGCCGACGTTCATATAATATTTCTCACCTTTTCCATGGCTTCAACATACTCTGCCACCAACTTTTCAACCTTTTCAGCCAGTGATATTGTTAAAGGATGAGACTCAGCACCAGGAGCATCAGGAATGACAGACCCATAACCTTCACATCAATTCAAACATGCAATAGTGAGGCGGTAGACACATCAAAGAGAGATATGAAAAAGACTTTCCCTAGTCGTCAAGAGCATCACAAAGCAGGTAACCAGAACTCTAGCTAATTTTTCATGCCTTTTGTTCTAACTGTTTCAAAGAGACTTTAATATTTTATGCTATCCCACAACCTAATGCTCAGTTTGTCTTTTTGGGAAGGCCAAATGCAAGATTTGACAATCCTCTAGTGTATGAACagatatacatatacatatacatcgGCATTTGATCTTTAGATATGTTCTATGATCAGTTGATCAATCCATGTCCATGCAAGTTTACAAAGACAGGAAACCTTATCAGAGAGCGTTATATTAGCTTAGCAGAATAATAGTAACGACGCTTGCAAGCCAAATGCACCTTTCTATCATTTTAGACTACCAAGTTTGTTCTAAAAAGAAACTGAACCTTCAATCACATAATCACAAGCTAACATTTGACAACAAACTGATCCCCCATGGTTCAAATATCTCTCACTTGCACACCAACTGGCTGGTCTTTAATAAAAAGAATACACATCCCATATATTAAATTGGATGTCAaactaaaaactcaaatcagcTAACACCAAATACTTAAATATGAAAAGATATATAACCAACCTGAACTTTCCGGCTTTGCTATGAAACTCAGAACTCGATTAACAAAGTTGCCTAGGTTGCTTAACAACTCGCCATTCAGTTTTGCTTGCAAATCTTTCCATGAAAATGATGTGTCAGACACCTAGATGGCACGATCCCCAGAATCAATCAGTGTTACTGAAATTTACACACTTGCTAAGCATGCCTATgatgaatgaagaaaaaatgattCAATTTCGTAGCAGCAATCAGTTACCTCAGGCCTGTTCGTCAGCAAGTAGTATCTCCATACTTCGACAGgtatatttgtatcttttacATCATTACCAAACACTCCAACACCTTTACTCTTGGAGAACTTTCCTGAAAACCCATACAAAAACATGTCCTTGTTTTCTATAAATAGCAGaaaaagcaaagcaaacaaaaataatttttaaataaatcactCGGCTAAGGCCCCAAGGAAGCCATGGTGAAACATCAACTGACCATCTTCATAGTTTAAATATTCGGTCACACTGATTGTCTTCATCAGCGTCCAATTTTCCCCGGTTCCAAGCTGCGTAGAGGGAAACATCACCTGCATAACAATAAATTAGGGGAAACtatcaaattaacaaaagataAACCGTTCTTAAGCAGACCTTGAGCATAGCTTCAGAAAAGACGAAAACCAAACAGACTTTTGATGTtctaatttattgaaaaaaaataagatgaagaaaagagtaaataattaaaaccattGGAACAAGTCACTAGCggtaaaaaaatttctgaaatgTAATATACTCACAGTGTGAAATGGCACATTGTCTTTCCCCATAAACTGATAAAGCTCCACATTCTCAGGATTCTTCCACCACTTCTCCCATTCAGATGTGTAGCATGACGTTATTGAGACGTATCCAATAGGAGCATCAAACCAAACATAGAAGACCTATAACCATGAATTGAATTAGTAGTTGATGTTTAAATGATTATGAAATTGGCTGAAAGTGAggctcctactttctccttatATTTCTCATGTGGGACAGGTACTCCCCATTTAAGATCCCTTGTAATGCATCTCTGTCTAAGCCCATCCCTAAGCCATGCATTTGTTGTTTGAATAGCATTTTGACTCCAAGATCCAGCAACAGATGTCTCCTTAATATACTCTTCCAACTTATCTTTCAGCAACGGAAGCTCAATAAACAGGTGGTCTGTGTCGCGAATTCGGGGTGTGTTTTGACAGACCTGTTTGAGGGATAAATCATTAGTATCAGCAATAAAAGACCATAGTCGTGTGCCTCTATAGAAAGCCAAAATCAACTAACACAGTGGCCTGTACTGTGAAAGCTGTGAACCAAAGTAATAAGAtaggaagaaaacaaagtatGCTCTGGAGAAACAAAATCACCTACCATTACCAgtgatttatattataactaTATGCAATACATATGTATCACTTATTAACAGATGCAAATGCGCCTCATGTTTCAACATCTAAGTTAACTAGATATCTCCAAAATAGAAAGAATTTCACACCCAAGATCATCTTTATGACCACAGGGAAAAAAAATACCAGCTGTTTGTGAATGAGAATTTCAACTGACGTGCTGAAGCATGCAATTTCCCCACAAAACATAGCAAATGCAGTGCTATAAACAGTATAAAACAACACAAATACAATCCCTTGATGGGATGATGccatgaagaagaaaagtataGCCAACCTTGCACTTCGGATCTTTAAGTTCAGTAGGATTCAGAAGTTTTCCACATTTTTCGCACTGATCTCCACGAGCAGAATCATAATTGCACCCTTTAAACGGACAAGAACCCTCAACAAGCCGGTCAGCTAAGAACTTCTTGCATGTATCGCAATAAAGCTGAAAATACAATGGGCCACAAAGACATGAGAATTAAAAACCCACAAATTGAGTGGTGTAGATCCTTCTTCTACTTAAGAAGAGCATATGTTTGCTTTTGTAATCAAATAAGGCTAAGTGGTATTTGAGTAAAAGCATTCACCTGCTGCATGGTGTTCTCTGAAAGCCACTTGTTGTCCCACAACTTCTTGAAAATTGCTTGGCACACTTCAGTCTGTTCTGGAGTTGAAGTTCGCCCAAACTTGTCAAAACTTATATCAAACCAGTCATAAACTTCTTTATGAATGGCATGGTACCTAaatgcacaacaacaacaacaacaaaaatgatgCTACAGTGCAAAATTCTCCAGCAAAAATATCTGAAAggttctctcaaaaacaaatcCTGAAAATCTGTGGAAACTTGTGTATATTTCTCTCTTGATTAAGTTGAACAAGGATATACAATTAAGATTCAGAATTCTTGTCAAGAAAATCCACTGATAAAGAATATTTCAAGACACGTCTAAATCCCATAAACCATCATCACAGACAAAGTCTTATCAAATTTTAGGAAATGAAGATACATTACTTGTCACAGATTTCCTTGGGGGTGCAATTCTCCTCCAAAGCTTTGGTCTCAGTTGC includes the following:
- the LOC104772976 gene encoding cytochrome P450 83A1, encoding MEDITIGLVALAAVLLFFLYQKPKTKRYKLPPGPSPLPVIGNLHQLEKLNPQRFFARWAKKYGPILSYKIGSRTMMVISSAELAKELLKTQDVNFANRPQHHGHEFISYGRRDMALNHYTPYYREMRKMGMNHVFSPARVATFKHVREEEARRMIYKIDKAAEKSEAVDISELMLTFTNSVVCRQAFGKKYNEEGEEMKRFISILYGTQSVLGKIFFADFFPYCGFLDNLSGLTAYLKECFDRADLYLQEVVNETLDPKRAKPETESMIDLLMGIYEAQPLASEFTIDNVKAVIMDIIVAGTDTAAAAVVWGMTYLMKYPQVLKKAQAEVREYMREKGSTFVNEDDVKNLPYFKALVKETLRIEPVIPLLIPRACIQDTKIAGYDVPAGTTVNVNAWAVSRDEKEWGPNPDEFRPERFFEKDVDFKGTDYEFIPFGSGRRMCPGMRLGAAMLEVPYANLLLNYNFRLPNGMKPDEINMDVMTGLAMHKAQHLKLVPEKVNMY
- the LOC104772978 gene encoding methionine--tRNA ligase, cytoplasmic-like; amino-acid sequence: MVCVLCNLKPAKMRDIVSQAMVLAASSSDGSKVELVEPPESAIIGERVIFPGFEGEPDDLLNPKKKIFETLAVDLHTNENLVACYKDVPFTTSAGVCKVSSISNGPVR
- the LOC104772977 gene encoding methionine--tRNA ligase, cytoplasmic → MEDGGKSDGPKLPIPGKRNILITSALPYVNNVPHLGNIIGCVLSADVYARYCRLRGYNAIYICGTDEYGTATETKALEENCTPKEICDKYHAIHKEVYDWFDISFDKFGRTSTPEQTEVCQAIFKKLWDNKWLSENTMQQLYCDTCKKFLADRLVEGSCPFKGCNYDSARGDQCEKCGKLLNPTELKDPKCKVCQNTPRIRDTDHLFIELPLLKDKLEEYIKETSVAGSWSQNAIQTTNAWLRDGLRQRCITRDLKWGVPVPHEKYKEKVFYVWFDAPIGYVSITSCYTSEWEKWWKNPENVELYQFMGKDNVPFHTVMFPSTQLGTGENWTLMKTISVTEYLNYEDGKFSKSKGVGVFGNDVKDTNIPVEVWRYYLLTNRPEVSDTSFSWKDLQAKLNGELLSNLGNFVNRVLSFIAKPESSGYGSVIPDAPGAESHPLTISLAEKVEKLVAEYVEAMEKVKLKQGLKTAMLISNEGNFYLQANQFWKLYKDDKPSCAIVIRTAAGLVHLIAQLLEPFMPSFSCEVFKQLNLPLHFSLSDERGEVLLASRPWDILPPSHRIGTPQPLFKELVDEEVQQYREKFAGSQADRRARDEAANLTDQLNKTKLSDAKKQKASSSKSGGKPKPQPAADREITMARLDIRVGKIVKAERHPRADALYVEEIDVGGGEIRTVVSGLVNYIPLEEMQNRMVCVLCNLKPAKMRDIVSQAMVLAASSSDGSKVELVEPPESAIIGERVIFPGFEGEPDDLLNPKKKIFETLAVDLHTNENLVACYKDVPFTTSAGVCKVSSISNGPVR